One window from the genome of Castellaniella sp. MT123 encodes:
- the mobF gene encoding MobF family relaxase has translation MISHSQIYRARAALATHYYADQADDYYSRDGSAATWQGEGARRLGAVGAIDPARFKAMLQGDFGHGITASQSVRKDAKARAALDLTFGAPKSITLQALIGGDERLIQANDDAVATALTYVEQHLAMGRKKENGKSRVEHTGNLIIAKFRHETARPTEEAAPDPHLHVHALLMNLTQRADGQWVALSNEQIFQLLRVTDSIYQATLEHNVRALGYAVRHEKNHIELAHISREQIEFFSKRSTGITAELTARGTSRDQAPHALRQGITLAHRQQKTQAYSRAELQQQWQAAAQAIGMRFDQAGLQATIQPRQDTRETSKTSDLVAQASLDWAIQHLAERESVMPLADLLQSAVRHAGGHTDITAIQSAIRARVQAGTLIQEAPHYRSTQDMKAAPMTRDGWAAEVVRLRGASHESALQIVDQAITQGRLLMESPRYATRKAYEAESRILAAEANGRRAWPAPIASTVAEAGLDERLTPGQREAVMLIASDTDQISGIQGLAGTGKSFALQNAQAILQQQGHSLVALAPYGGMVRNLRKDGVPANTVASVLAARDKRPFTSQLGPQTVVVIDEAGVVPVRQMDRLLALIQLTGAKVVLLGDTAQTKAIEAGRAFAMLQEHGMKTVLMGDIQRQRSERLRQAVQLAARGEASRSLPLLDRVLTIQDQFSVDEHGQKTRDSSARYEAIAQAYVGLPADQQASTLVVTGTNASRQAINARIHALRGLEGKGQRCQLLARHDTTRAERSVARYYTVGDIVVPERDYQCGLKRGELYRVTGISRHDRITVEAVNPGASKPEPIELIPRTMGKLSVYHLNESELSVGDQVRITRNDAQRDLVNGQLARVVSIEASNVTIEAGGRHITLPTDRPLHLDYAYTTTAHSAQGLTCDRVLYNAESFSRTTAQDTYYVSISRERHEVVVFTDDADKLPERVDRLGVKGLAHDLAPAQVESPTLHLQGPDAAQQQEAEPSMEIS, from the coding sequence ATGATCTCGCACAGCCAGATCTATCGGGCCCGTGCGGCCCTCGCCACCCACTACTACGCCGACCAGGCTGACGACTACTACAGCCGAGACGGCAGCGCCGCAACCTGGCAAGGCGAAGGTGCCCGACGCCTGGGCGCAGTCGGCGCCATCGACCCTGCCCGGTTCAAAGCCATGCTGCAGGGTGATTTTGGCCATGGCATCACGGCCAGTCAATCCGTGCGCAAGGACGCCAAGGCCCGCGCGGCACTGGATCTGACCTTCGGTGCCCCCAAAAGCATCACGCTGCAGGCGCTGATCGGTGGCGACGAGCGTCTGATCCAGGCGAACGATGACGCCGTGGCCACGGCCCTGACCTACGTCGAACAGCACCTGGCCATGGGCCGCAAGAAGGAAAACGGCAAGTCGCGGGTGGAGCACACGGGCAACCTCATCATTGCCAAGTTTCGCCACGAAACGGCACGCCCCACGGAAGAAGCCGCGCCGGACCCGCATCTGCACGTCCACGCGCTGCTGATGAACCTGACGCAACGGGCCGACGGCCAGTGGGTGGCGCTATCCAACGAACAGATCTTCCAACTGCTGCGGGTGACCGACTCCATCTACCAGGCGACGCTGGAGCACAATGTCCGGGCACTAGGCTATGCCGTGCGCCACGAGAAGAACCATATCGAGCTTGCCCACATCAGCCGGGAGCAGATCGAATTCTTCAGCAAGCGCAGCACGGGCATCACAGCGGAGCTCACCGCACGCGGCACCAGCCGTGATCAGGCCCCACACGCCCTGCGCCAGGGCATCACCCTCGCCCACCGGCAGCAGAAGACTCAGGCCTACAGCCGGGCCGAGCTGCAGCAGCAATGGCAGGCAGCAGCCCAAGCCATCGGTATGCGGTTTGACCAGGCAGGTCTGCAGGCGACCATCCAGCCACGGCAGGACACCAGGGAAACCAGCAAGACCTCCGACCTGGTCGCCCAGGCATCGCTGGACTGGGCGATCCAGCACCTGGCCGAGCGCGAATCCGTCATGCCGCTGGCCGATCTACTGCAAAGCGCCGTGCGCCACGCGGGCGGTCATACGGACATCACCGCCATTCAGTCGGCCATTCGGGCGCGGGTACAGGCAGGGACACTGATCCAGGAGGCCCCGCACTATCGCAGCACGCAGGACATGAAGGCAGCGCCCATGACCCGCGATGGCTGGGCGGCCGAAGTCGTGCGCCTGCGCGGGGCCTCGCATGAATCCGCCTTGCAGATCGTCGATCAGGCCATCACCCAAGGACGGCTCTTGATGGAAAGCCCCCGCTACGCCACACGCAAGGCCTATGAGGCGGAATCCCGCATTCTGGCAGCTGAAGCAAACGGCCGCCGTGCCTGGCCGGCCCCCATCGCCAGCACTGTGGCCGAGGCCGGACTGGATGAACGGCTCACCCCAGGCCAGCGCGAAGCCGTAATGCTGATTGCCAGTGACACCGATCAGATCAGCGGCATCCAGGGCCTGGCCGGTACGGGCAAATCCTTTGCCCTGCAAAACGCCCAGGCCATCCTGCAGCAGCAGGGCCACAGCCTGGTGGCGCTCGCCCCCTATGGCGGCATGGTTCGCAATCTGCGCAAGGATGGCGTACCGGCCAATACGGTGGCATCGGTCCTGGCTGCCCGCGACAAGCGGCCCTTTACCAGCCAACTGGGCCCGCAGACCGTGGTGGTGATCGACGAGGCCGGGGTTGTGCCCGTGCGCCAGATGGACAGGCTGCTGGCACTCATCCAGCTCACCGGCGCGAAGGTGGTGCTGCTGGGCGACACGGCCCAGACCAAGGCCATCGAGGCGGGCCGCGCCTTTGCCATGCTGCAGGAACACGGCATGAAGACGGTGCTCATGGGCGACATCCAGCGCCAGCGATCCGAACGGCTGCGCCAGGCGGTGCAGCTGGCCGCCCGTGGTGAGGCCAGCCGGTCCCTGCCCCTGCTGGACCGCGTGCTGACCATCCAGGATCAGTTCAGTGTCGATGAACACGGTCAGAAGACCCGCGACAGCTCGGCCCGGTATGAAGCCATCGCCCAGGCTTATGTGGGGCTGCCCGCCGATCAGCAGGCCAGCACCCTTGTCGTGACCGGCACCAACGCCTCGCGCCAGGCAATCAATGCCCGCATCCACGCCCTGCGTGGCCTGGAGGGCAAGGGCCAGCGCTGCCAGCTGCTCGCCCGCCACGACACCACGCGCGCCGAGCGCAGTGTCGCCCGGTATTACACCGTGGGTGATATTGTCGTGCCCGAACGTGATTACCAGTGCGGCCTGAAGCGTGGCGAGCTGTACCGGGTGACCGGTATCTCACGTCATGACCGCATCACAGTAGAGGCGGTGAACCCTGGCGCATCAAAGCCTGAGCCCATCGAGCTCATTCCCCGCACCATGGGCAAGCTCTCGGTCTATCACCTGAACGAATCCGAACTGTCCGTGGGCGACCAGGTGCGCATCACCCGCAACGATGCCCAGCGTGACCTGGTCAACGGCCAGCTGGCGCGGGTCGTCTCCATTGAGGCCAGCAACGTCACCATCGAGGCTGGCGGTCGCCACATCACCCTGCCCACCGACCGACCGCTGCACCTGGACTATGCCTACACCACCACGGCGCACAGCGCCCAGGGCCTGACCTGCGACCGGGTGTTGTACAACGCGGAAAGCTTCAGCCGCACCACGGCCCAGGATACGTACTACGTCAGCATCTCGCGCGAGCGGCACGAGGTTGTGGTGTTCACGGATGATGCCGACAAGCTGCCCGAACGGGTGGACCGGCTGGGGGTCAAGGGGCTGGCGCATGACCTGGCCCCGGCACAAGTCGAGAGCCCCACTCTGCACCTGCAGGGGCCCGATGCAGCCCAGCAACAGGAGGCAGAACCTTCAATGGAGATCAGTTGA
- a CDS encoding HEPN domain-containing protein → MRIEEEYKKTGYFWLPKKEESKIPGILSIDDGGRIELEIVGHFDEGMKSLSDDHDLSRIIGHVEKDGLVTLDDCFYTKKNFAFGGISKSKILVNKVLGGAAWDQDEKVSFNTFSFSVDCLDEWVGISGINVDSDWNTRKATISYEPPEKISIELSNGMKLEICFAYTLPGFPNLTEAKITQRAYFRLESEELRDLGDFTSIAFKITNLMCFAMDEIVSLKSVSATTPDILRDGGDDKKYPVPISIYYQSIPFSEKTPKKSWHDMLFNFGAIKTNAQQVFNNWLNSYEYLSPALGLYFSTKAGAQKYLDGKFLALAQGLETYHRRTSSETLMGKESYEALVSEILKGCPKEHLDWLKGRLMNGNEINLGKRIKKIIEPFKDHLGTSKERSKLLRKIVDTRNYLTHYSENLHAESAKGRDLWVLCMKMEVIFNLHFLKVIGFTDEEINKVVKNCYPLKRKLEEI, encoded by the coding sequence ATGAGAATTGAAGAAGAATACAAAAAAACTGGGTACTTCTGGTTGCCCAAGAAGGAGGAAAGTAAAATTCCGGGGATATTGTCAATCGACGATGGAGGGAGGATAGAGCTGGAAATAGTCGGGCACTTCGATGAGGGTATGAAATCTCTGAGCGACGATCATGATTTAAGCCGAATTATTGGCCATGTTGAAAAAGATGGTTTAGTAACACTTGATGACTGCTTCTATACCAAAAAGAATTTTGCTTTTGGCGGAATTTCCAAGTCAAAAATTTTAGTAAATAAGGTGTTGGGTGGCGCAGCTTGGGATCAAGATGAAAAAGTATCTTTCAATACTTTTTCATTTTCAGTCGATTGCTTGGATGAGTGGGTTGGAATAAGCGGTATTAACGTAGATAGCGACTGGAACACAAGAAAAGCAACGATCAGCTATGAACCACCGGAAAAAATAAGCATAGAACTAAGCAACGGAATGAAGCTTGAGATTTGCTTTGCATATACCCTTCCGGGATTCCCAAACTTGACAGAGGCCAAGATTACTCAACGTGCTTATTTTCGGCTTGAGTCAGAAGAATTACGTGATTTGGGCGATTTCACATCCATTGCCTTCAAAATAACGAATCTTATGTGTTTTGCGATGGATGAAATTGTCAGCCTTAAAAGTGTTTCAGCAACGACACCCGATATACTACGTGATGGTGGCGATGATAAAAAATACCCTGTTCCAATTTCAATCTACTATCAAAGCATTCCATTTTCTGAGAAGACACCCAAAAAAAGCTGGCACGACATGCTGTTCAATTTTGGTGCGATTAAAACCAATGCTCAACAAGTTTTTAATAACTGGCTAAATTCTTACGAATATTTATCCCCTGCACTGGGGTTATATTTTTCCACTAAAGCCGGAGCTCAAAAATATCTTGACGGTAAATTTTTAGCTTTAGCGCAAGGGCTTGAAACATATCACAGAAGAACCAGCAGTGAAACGTTAATGGGTAAAGAGTCCTATGAAGCCTTAGTTTCAGAAATCCTTAAAGGATGCCCAAAGGAACATCTTGATTGGCTCAAGGGAAGATTAATGAATGGCAACGAAATTAATCTCGGAAAAAGAATAAAGAAGATAATTGAGCCATTCAAAGATCATCTTGGAACAAGTAAAGAAAGAAGCAAGCTCCTAAGAAAGATAGTGGACACAAGAAACTATCTAACTCACTACAGTGAAAATTTACATGCTGAGTCAGCAAAGGGTAGAGATCTTTGGGTTCTTTGTATGAAGATGGAAGTGATTTTCAACTTACATTTTTTGAAGGTTATTGGCTTTACGGATGAAGAAATTAACAAAGTGGTTAAAAACTGCTATCCACTGAAACGAAAGTTAGAAGAAATCTAA
- a CDS encoding JAB domain-containing protein produces MKTNSIAALSYDNMNDAHPLYVRSPNGRYKPATDDQILAAGRIAAESLIPATDMMGNPDRVAQFFQSKLAGLGHECAAFLYLDTQLKPIRYIEQGNGTLNHASIYPREIVKTALRLNSAALMMAHNHPSGLAEPSPADLALTRQLKQALALIDVRFLDHIIVSATETTSLASRGQM; encoded by the coding sequence ATGAAGACGAACAGCATTGCCGCGCTGAGCTATGACAACATGAATGACGCACACCCCCTGTATGTGCGCAGCCCCAACGGCCGCTACAAGCCCGCCACGGATGATCAGATCCTGGCCGCTGGCCGGATCGCGGCCGAAAGCTTGATTCCCGCGACCGACATGATGGGAAATCCGGACCGGGTGGCGCAGTTCTTTCAATCGAAGCTGGCTGGGTTGGGCCATGAATGCGCCGCGTTCCTGTATCTGGACACACAGCTGAAGCCCATCCGATACATTGAACAGGGCAATGGGACGCTGAACCACGCCAGCATCTACCCGCGCGAGATCGTGAAGACGGCGCTTCGGCTCAATTCGGCCGCGCTCATGATGGCCCATAACCACCCCTCGGGTCTGGCTGAACCCAGCCCGGCGGATCTGGCCCTGACGCGGCAGCTGAAGCAGGCGCTGGCCTTGATCGATGTGCGGTTTCTGGATCACATCATCGTGAGCGCCACTGAGACCACGTCGCTGGCCTCGCGCGGGCAGATGTAA
- a CDS encoding DUF3560 domain-containing protein: MNTFEAKQAARTARYETCAGQAHAQSDAVASQASRMADAIPMGQPILVGHHSERSDRRYRERISRGFEKSFDLRKKAEHYADKAAAVGKGGISSDDPAAIEKLQAKLASLQAIQETMKAINAILRRHAKAGADAQVAALVDSGLTYEERARELVTPDYAGRTGFAPYQLQNNNANIHRLMARIKELEYAAERTETEQAGNGYTYREDPQENRAMFLFDGKPAKDTRDVLKRHGFRWSPTRSAWVRQLTGNAQWAAKDVIRHLDELNQA; this comes from the coding sequence ATGAACACTTTTGAGGCCAAGCAGGCAGCCCGTACGGCCCGCTATGAAACCTGCGCAGGGCAGGCACATGCGCAATCCGATGCGGTCGCGTCCCAGGCCAGCCGCATGGCCGATGCCATCCCCATGGGCCAGCCCATCCTGGTGGGGCACCATTCGGAACGATCCGACCGCCGGTACCGGGAACGGATCAGTCGAGGCTTTGAAAAGTCTTTCGATCTGCGGAAAAAGGCCGAACACTACGCCGACAAGGCCGCTGCAGTGGGCAAAGGCGGGATTTCCAGCGACGACCCGGCCGCTATCGAGAAACTGCAGGCCAAGCTGGCCAGCCTGCAGGCGATTCAGGAAACGATGAAGGCGATCAATGCCATTTTGCGCCGCCATGCGAAGGCCGGCGCCGATGCGCAGGTGGCCGCCCTGGTGGATTCTGGCCTGACCTACGAAGAACGCGCCCGCGAGCTGGTGACGCCCGACTATGCCGGTCGGACCGGCTTTGCGCCATATCAGCTGCAGAACAACAATGCCAATATCCACCGCCTCATGGCCCGCATCAAGGAGTTGGAATACGCGGCCGAGCGCACCGAGACTGAGCAGGCAGGCAACGGCTATACCTACCGCGAGGATCCGCAGGAAAACCGCGCCATGTTCCTGTTTGACGGCAAACCCGCCAAGGACACCCGCGACGTGTTGAAGCGCCACGGCTTTCGCTGGAGCCCGACACGCAGCGCCTGGGTGCGCCAACTGACGGGTAACGCCCAATGGGCCGCCAAGGATGTGATCCGCCACCTGGACGAATTGAACCAGGCTTGA
- a CDS encoding diacylglycerol kinase, translating into MKNQSFPKKVRNALSGIGFAWAEEQNFRAQVVLVAVVFGVFSIVRPAAFWWALIVLCVALVLAAELANSAI; encoded by the coding sequence ATGAAAAACCAGTCGTTCCCGAAAAAAGTCCGCAATGCGCTCTCCGGCATCGGTTTCGCGTGGGCTGAAGAACAAAATTTTCGCGCGCAGGTGGTTCTCGTCGCGGTCGTCTTTGGCGTGTTTTCCATTGTTCGGCCAGCCGCGTTTTGGTGGGCACTTATCGTGCTATGCGTCGCGTTGGTACTCGCTGCGGAGTTGGCGAACTCGGCCATCTAG
- a CDS encoding LssY C-terminal domain-containing protein translates to MVLDLHCHFQKAAAALVLLVGLSRIMLGVHYLSDVWAGYLVGALWLIVGISLTEWLSAGGQIAWNTPTERRRKTAAFGLVAIAAAGFVTYVHTRTLPAPPPAAKTVIQVNRPLDEMLRAQKLASTSSLLGASEQPLSFAVVTPSAEALSALLSRAGWFPADSPDPKNLLRLARQGLDYTTAPLAPAFWNNRVNDLAFERPIQNSQDKAVATVRLWQTPFRVGPNQIFVGVARTYDGIRWGILHTVSPDVDAAAERFVESLKQSGRPLTICQRALTAPMTGSYLMGDRFFTRGQLWLLDPGGHTDAADICGAHGSRQ, encoded by the coding sequence CTGGTACTTGACCTTCACTGTCATTTTCAGAAGGCGGCCGCTGCGCTTGTCCTCCTGGTCGGCTTGAGCCGCATCATGCTCGGCGTGCACTATCTGAGTGACGTCTGGGCAGGTTACCTGGTTGGTGCACTTTGGCTTATTGTGGGCATCAGCCTGACGGAATGGCTGAGTGCAGGCGGGCAAATTGCTTGGAATACACCAACCGAACGCCGCCGAAAAACGGCGGCGTTCGGCCTAGTCGCCATCGCGGCCGCCGGGTTCGTTACCTATGTCCACACTCGCACGCTGCCAGCCCCGCCTCCCGCGGCGAAAACAGTCATCCAGGTCAATCGTCCATTGGACGAAATGCTGCGTGCTCAAAAACTTGCGAGCACATCGTCTCTGCTCGGCGCGTCTGAACAACCGCTATCGTTTGCCGTCGTCACACCAAGCGCGGAGGCATTGTCCGCTCTTCTGAGCCGAGCAGGCTGGTTCCCTGCCGACAGTCCGGATCCGAAAAACCTGCTGCGCCTTGCCCGACAGGGTCTGGACTACACCACGGCACCGCTCGCGCCGGCGTTCTGGAACAACCGTGTCAACGATCTGGCTTTCGAACGGCCGATTCAGAATTCGCAGGATAAGGCGGTCGCCACCGTCCGACTATGGCAAACCCCTTTTCGTGTCGGTCCGAACCAGATCTTTGTGGGGGTGGCGCGGACATATGATGGTATCCGCTGGGGCATTCTGCACACGGTCTCGCCCGATGTGGATGCGGCAGCCGAGCGATTCGTCGAATCGCTCAAACAGTCCGGACGACCGCTCACGATCTGCCAACGCGCGTTGACCGCCCCGATGACGGGCTCGTACCTGATGGGCGACCGTTTCTTCACACGGGGACAGCTATGGCTGCTCGATCCGGGTGGCCACACCGATGCCGCAGATATCTGCGGCGCTCACGGGTCGAGGCAATGA
- a CDS encoding Cu(+)/Ag(+) sensor histidine kinase, giving the protein MTHRPASLALRLTLSIGAVITVVLLTFGWVVERSISDHFAQQDVDELNAVVQALQQSLSASPIDEAPAALRRRLAAAVSGHHDAEYRISDASGAVIYATPGSALDRFSRLPPSGNKVDIGSVRIWQDDGRTYRGAVVRLVPHAASANTPWTVTVATGIDFHLRYFRSFRDYLRLITLAAALIAILAIWFAVYQGHAPIRRISREMRRIKSDQLYIRLAPEAVPAELTELAISFNDMLDRIESVFRRLSNFSADIAHEMRTPITNLMTQTEVALSQVRSVEQYREVLYSNLEEYERMAKMVSDMLFLAQADNKLLKPEMVAVDLADEVRGLFDYFEAWAEERAVALILAGPDVCVQGDRLMIRRALSNLLSNAIRHTPKGAAVRVSISATDDTGVLRVQNPASAISPEHLPHLFDRFYRPDSSRQRGEDGAGLGLAIVKSIVEAHGGSVSASSSENLITFEMILPT; this is encoded by the coding sequence GTGACGCACCGCCCCGCCTCTCTGGCACTGCGCCTGACTTTGTCCATTGGGGCCGTCATTACGGTGGTCCTGCTGACGTTCGGATGGGTGGTTGAGCGCTCCATCAGCGATCATTTTGCCCAACAGGATGTCGACGAGCTCAACGCGGTCGTTCAGGCCCTGCAGCAATCGTTGTCGGCCTCTCCCATAGACGAAGCGCCAGCAGCGCTTCGGCGCCGGCTGGCCGCTGCCGTGTCGGGACATCATGATGCCGAGTACAGAATATCGGATGCGAGCGGTGCCGTGATCTACGCAACGCCTGGTTCGGCCCTTGACAGGTTTTCCCGCTTGCCACCGTCGGGAAACAAGGTGGATATCGGGTCGGTAAGAATCTGGCAAGATGATGGTCGGACGTATCGAGGGGCGGTCGTACGGCTTGTGCCGCACGCGGCTTCAGCCAATACACCCTGGACCGTTACCGTTGCGACAGGCATCGATTTTCACCTACGCTATTTCCGGAGCTTTCGCGATTATCTGAGGTTGATAACGCTTGCTGCCGCTTTGATTGCCATTTTGGCCATCTGGTTCGCGGTGTATCAGGGCCACGCGCCCATACGACGAATCAGTCGGGAAATGCGGCGCATCAAATCCGATCAATTGTATATTCGGCTCGCACCGGAGGCTGTGCCGGCGGAACTGACGGAGCTTGCGATATCGTTCAATGACATGCTTGACCGCATCGAAAGCGTCTTTCGCAGGCTTTCCAACTTTTCGGCAGATATTGCCCATGAAATGCGCACCCCCATCACCAACTTGATGACTCAAACAGAAGTTGCGCTATCCCAGGTGCGTAGCGTCGAGCAGTATCGTGAAGTCCTGTACTCCAATCTGGAAGAATATGAGCGCATGGCCAAAATGGTGAGCGACATGCTGTTTCTGGCGCAGGCCGATAATAAATTGCTCAAACCGGAAATGGTTGCCGTTGACCTCGCTGACGAAGTGCGCGGCTTGTTTGACTACTTCGAGGCCTGGGCCGAGGAGCGCGCTGTGGCGCTCATCCTGGCCGGCCCGGATGTGTGCGTGCAAGGCGACCGCCTGATGATCCGCCGCGCCTTGAGCAATCTGCTGTCCAACGCGATTCGCCACACGCCGAAGGGCGCCGCCGTCAGGGTCTCGATAAGCGCGACCGATGACACCGGGGTGCTGCGCGTGCAGAACCCGGCATCCGCAATATCGCCCGAACACCTGCCTCATCTTTTTGACCGATTCTATCGGCCCGATAGCTCCAGGCAGCGCGGTGAGGACGGCGCCGGTCTTGGCCTGGCCATCGTCAAGTCCATCGTTGAGGCGCATGGCGGTTCAGTGAGTGCCTCATCGTCGGAGAATCTGATCACATTCGAGATGATATTGCCCACTTGA
- the ssb gene encoding single-stranded DNA-binding protein, translating to MASLNRATLIGNLGKDPEIRYTPDGAAVCNVSIATTSTWRDKASGERREETEWHRVVFYGRQAEIAGEYLKKGRTVFVEGRLKTRKWQDKDSGTDRYSTEIIADQMQMLGGRDDGPAGEAKAAAAAGRAKGRSGQVPTRAPAPAAGSAALEESDIPF from the coding sequence ATGGCATCATTGAACCGCGCGACCCTCATCGGCAACCTGGGCAAGGACCCGGAGATCCGCTACACGCCTGACGGTGCCGCCGTCTGCAACGTGTCGATTGCCACCACCAGCACCTGGCGCGACAAGGCCAGCGGCGAGCGCCGCGAAGAAACCGAATGGCACCGCGTCGTGTTCTACGGCCGACAGGCCGAGATCGCAGGCGAATACCTGAAGAAGGGCCGTACCGTGTTTGTGGAAGGGCGCTTGAAGACCCGCAAATGGCAGGACAAGGACAGCGGCACCGACCGCTACAGCACCGAGATCATCGCCGACCAGATGCAGATGCTGGGCGGACGGGATGACGGCCCGGCGGGTGAGGCGAAGGCGGCGGCCGCAGCAGGCAGGGCGAAGGGACGTAGTGGGCAGGTTCCGACACGCGCGCCAGCCCCGGCGGCTGGATCCGCCGCGCTGGAAGAGTCGGATATTCCGTTCTGA
- a CDS encoding DUF3825 domain-containing protein codes for MFSQQELLQAFGDPYTNKLVERLHNFAFIPDELISRIATEALSQNWGNNNFVLKKYLAVHVAWSIEQGRFTLGQNQFYVTAGHLQTRYGTPLYLAFAPNRNQGREPYYLVTVGSNISAPQLPIAPEMPHAPELPPGSEIVMMHDHILGDNADRFPWLSQTPRVAQMCAISGAIQWSINRGLHLPYWYFGRMSYVVPLYLQSREDITAAPDLIAPVQVNPDSLLVRTVLSPYMPYANARVAVRRHDQLPHWLIAAWDAHAALATEAEIENPEGDNEQG; via the coding sequence ATGTTTTCACAGCAAGAATTGCTTCAGGCATTTGGTGATCCCTACACAAATAAACTGGTGGAGAGATTGCATAATTTCGCTTTTATTCCGGATGAGCTAATAAGTCGTATTGCAACGGAGGCACTTTCCCAGAACTGGGGAAATAATAATTTTGTATTAAAGAAATACTTGGCTGTTCATGTGGCATGGAGTATCGAACAGGGGCGTTTTACATTGGGCCAAAATCAATTCTATGTTACTGCCGGACACTTGCAAACGAGGTATGGAACTCCTTTGTATCTAGCATTTGCCCCAAATAGAAATCAGGGCAGGGAGCCGTATTACTTAGTAACTGTCGGCTCAAATATATCTGCACCACAGTTGCCCATTGCGCCTGAAATGCCGCATGCTCCAGAATTGCCGCCCGGATCAGAAATTGTAATGATGCACGATCACATTTTGGGAGATAATGCAGATCGTTTTCCTTGGCTTTCTCAAACTCCAAGGGTGGCACAAATGTGTGCAATTTCAGGTGCAATTCAGTGGTCAATAAATCGCGGTCTACATCTTCCCTACTGGTATTTTGGAAGAATGAGCTATGTTGTACCACTATATTTGCAATCACGTGAGGACATCACTGCTGCACCAGATCTAATTGCACCAGTTCAAGTAAATCCCGATAGTCTTCTTGTGCGAACCGTCTTGTCACCCTATATGCCATATGCAAATGCTAGGGTCGCAGTTCGGAGGCACGACCAACTTCCGCACTGGCTAATTGCGGCATGGGATGCTCATGCAGCTCTAGCAACGGAGGCAGAAATAGAGAACCCGGAAGGTGACAATGAGCAGGGCTAA